Proteins from a genomic interval of Lycium ferocissimum isolate CSIRO_LF1 chromosome 2, AGI_CSIRO_Lferr_CH_V1, whole genome shotgun sequence:
- the LOC132046711 gene encoding protein PTST, chloroplastic isoform X2, with amino-acid sequence MECNLLNSLGQANFPRFKAENIDGVRGNMASCNSRIGFHRMRKSFSVLNWKYSVPCTSWKVSCTPENLEEEFSVAVSDNIAEVGESDPEEVLDRPLKSDELKLLLANAERSKLLNKLSEANRYNRLLKRELQAKEDALVNFKSELSVIELEIQGLVRLAEEIAKSAIPAGSRKINGRYIQSHLFSRLEAIQEKLKEQIKDVEAVQAKEVPLSWVGVAEPITEGIMTLNFDYL; translated from the exons ATGGAGTGTAACCTGCTTAATTCACTTGGCCAAGCCAACTTCCCAAG GTTCAAGGCGGAAAATATCGATGGAGTTAGAGGAAATATGGCTTCATGCAATTCAAGAATAGGTTTCCATAGGATGCGCAAATCATTTTCAGTCCTCAATTGGAAATACAGTGTACCATGTACCTCTTGGAAAGTATCTTGCACCCCTGAAAATTTGGAGGAGGAGTTTTCTGTGGCAGTATCGGACAACATAGCAGAGGTTGGTGAGTCTGATCCTGAAGAAGTTCTTGACCGACCTTTGAAAAGCGATGAG TTGAAGTTACTGCTTGCCAATGCTGAAAGATCGAAGCTTCTCAATAAATTGAGTGAAGCCAATCGATATAATCGGTTGCTTAAGCGAGAG TTGCAAGCCAAGGAGGATGCACTGGTTAATTTCAAAAGTGAGCTTTCAGTCATCGAACTTGAGATTCAG GGTTTGGTTAGATTGGCTGAAGAAATTGCTAAATCTGCTATCCCAGCtggttcaagaaaaattaatgGGAGATATATCCAGTCGCACCTGTTTTCACGTTTAGAAG CCatacaagaaaaattgaaggagCAAATAAAGGACGTGGAAGCTGTACAAGCCAAAGAGGTTCCTTTATCATGGGTTGGGGTAGCAGAG CCGATTACAGAAGGCATTATGACCTTGAATTTTGATTATCTTTAG
- the LOC132046711 gene encoding protein PTST, chloroplastic isoform X1, with product MECNLLNSLGQANFPRFKAENIDGVRGNMASCNSRIGFHRMRKSFSVLNWKYSVPCTSWKVSCTPENLEEEFSVAVSDNIAEVGESDPEEVLDRPLKSDELKLLLANAERSKLLNKLSEANRYNRLLKRELQAKEDALVNFKSELSVIELEIQGLVRLAEEIAKSAIPAGSRKINGRYIQSHLFSRLEAIQEKLKEQIKDVEAVQAKEVPLSWVGVAESVQVMGSFDGWSQGEHLSPEYTGSYMHFSATLFLRPGRYEIKFFIDGDWKLSPQLPTTGEGLTKNNLLVVK from the exons ATGGAGTGTAACCTGCTTAATTCACTTGGCCAAGCCAACTTCCCAAG GTTCAAGGCGGAAAATATCGATGGAGTTAGAGGAAATATGGCTTCATGCAATTCAAGAATAGGTTTCCATAGGATGCGCAAATCATTTTCAGTCCTCAATTGGAAATACAGTGTACCATGTACCTCTTGGAAAGTATCTTGCACCCCTGAAAATTTGGAGGAGGAGTTTTCTGTGGCAGTATCGGACAACATAGCAGAGGTTGGTGAGTCTGATCCTGAAGAAGTTCTTGACCGACCTTTGAAAAGCGATGAG TTGAAGTTACTGCTTGCCAATGCTGAAAGATCGAAGCTTCTCAATAAATTGAGTGAAGCCAATCGATATAATCGGTTGCTTAAGCGAGAG TTGCAAGCCAAGGAGGATGCACTGGTTAATTTCAAAAGTGAGCTTTCAGTCATCGAACTTGAGATTCAG GGTTTGGTTAGATTGGCTGAAGAAATTGCTAAATCTGCTATCCCAGCtggttcaagaaaaattaatgGGAGATATATCCAGTCGCACCTGTTTTCACGTTTAGAAG CCatacaagaaaaattgaaggagCAAATAAAGGACGTGGAAGCTGTACAAGCCAAAGAGGTTCCTTTATCATGGGTTGGGGTAGCAGAG AGTGTACAAGTAATGGGTTCCTTTGATGGTTGGAGTCAAGGAGAGCACTTATCTCCAGAGTACACTGGCTCTTATATGCACTTTTCAGCTACATTGTTTCTAAGACCTGGAAG GTATGAAATTAAGTTCTTCATAGATGGCGACTGGAAACTATCCCCACAATTACCAACTACTGGAGAGGGGTTAACCAAGAACAATTTATTGGTCGTGAAATAG
- the LOC132046712 gene encoding uncharacterized protein At4g22758-like, giving the protein MMSRKLMKSYSEKMSKGEENKNAKNTRLLITVNVLGSAGPLRFVVSENDKVVKVVDTALKQYGREGRLPVLSSDVNDFFLYSASAGIDAIGPSDSIGSIGVRNFILCKKQKQPLMTEGRAHGISQNGKGRWKAWLTKSFNFNKIQSH; this is encoded by the exons atgatGTCGAGAAAGTTGATGAAATCATATTCTGAGAAGATGTCCAAGGGGGAGGAGAATAAGAATGCCAAGAATACTAGGTTGTTGATCACGGTCAATGTGCTGGGAAGTGCAGGACCGTTAAGATTTGTTGTGAGTGAGAATGATAAGGTTGTTAAGGTGGTTGACACAGCTCTGAAACAATATGGCCGAGAGGGCCGACTTCCAGTTCTGAGTTCTGATGTCAatgatttctttctttactCAGCCAGTGCTGGAATTGATG CTATAGGACCATCAGACTCGATAGGATCAATAGGGGTGAGGAATTTCATCCTCTGTAAGAAGCAGAAACAGCCACTGATGACAGAAGGAAGGGCACATGGGATTTCTCAGAATGGAAAAGGGCGATGGAAGGCTTGGCTGACTAAGTCCTTTAACTTCAACAAGATTCAGTCCCACTAA
- the LOC132048303 gene encoding uncharacterized protein At4g22758-like translates to MERKLMKSYSEIKMSKREENSRRLLITINVLGSAGPLRFVVSENDKVAKVVETALKKYGREGRLPVMSYDINDFFLYSASSGADALGPSDLIGSVGVRNFILCKKQKQLLMTVGRAHGISQNGKRGWKAWLTKSFNFKIYPH, encoded by the exons ATGGAGAGAAAATTGATGAAATCATATTCGGAGATCAAGATGTCGAAACGGGAGGAGAATAGTCGTAGGTTGTTGATCACGATTAATGTATTGGGAAGTGCTGGACCATTAAGGTTTGTTGTGAGTGAGAATGATAAGGTTGCTAAGGTTGTTGAGACTGCTTTGAAAAAATATGGTCGAGAGGGCCGGCTTCCAGTTATGAGTTATGATATCAACGATTTCTTTCTTTACTCAGCCAGTTCTGGAGCTGATG CTCTGGGACCATCAGACTTGATAGGATCAGTAGGAGTGAGGAATTTCATCCTCTGTAAGAAGCAAAAACAGCTACTGATGACAGTAGGGCGGGCACATGGGATTTCTCAGAATGGAAAAAGAGGCTGGAAGGCTTGGCTAACTAAGTCCTTTAACTTCAAAATTTATCCCCATTGA